The DNA segment GGACGCAGAACGTCGGCGTGATCTCGCTCGACCAGGCGAAGGCTCTCGGCCTGACCGGCCCGCCGCTCCGCGCCTCGGGGATCGAGTGGGACCTGCGCAAGGCGCAGCCGTACCTCGGCTACGAGGAGTACGACTTCGAGATCCCGGCCGGCACGGTCGGCGACGTCTACGACCGCTACCTCGTGCGGATCGAGGAGATGCGGCAGTCGTCGAAGATCATCGACCAGGCGCTGGCGCGGCTCCCCGAGGGGCCGATCCTCGCCGACGCGCCGAAGGTCGTCCTGCCGCCGAAGGAGAAGGTCCTGACCTCGATGGAGGACCTGATCCACCACTTCGTCATCCTCACCGAGGGGATCCGCCCGCCGCTGGGCGAGGTCTACCACGCGATCGAGGCGCCGAAGGGGGAGCTCGGCTTCTACGTCGTCAGCGACGGCGGCCCGTCCGCCTACCGCTGCCGCATCCGGCCGGCCGCCTTCTGCAATCTCCAGGCGATCGAGACGATGGCCGTCGGCGCGCTCGTCGCCGACGTCGTGGCGATCATCGGCAGCCTCGATCCGGTGATGGGGGAGGTGGACCGATGAGCGCCGAAGACCGCCGCGCGGGGAACGAGGCGCGGCCCGAGACGTTCGGACCGGAGTTCGCGCGCCGCGCGGACGAGATCGTGGCCCGCTACCCGCAGCCGCGCGGGGCGCTGATGCCGCTGCTCCACCTCGCGCAGGACGAGAGGGGGTACGTCTCCCTCGACGCCGAGCGCTGGATCGCCGAGCGGCTGGGGCTGACCCCGGCCTACGTCCACGGCGTGACGTCGTTCTACACCATGTACCGCACCGCCCCGGCGGGGCGGCATCTGCTGCAGCTCTGCACGACCGTCTCCTGCATGCTCCGCGGCTGCGACCGCGTGCGGGAGCACATCGAGGAGAAGCTGGGGATCGAGGCCGGCGAGACGACCGCGGACGGGCTGTTCACGCTGGTCTGCGTCGAGTGCCTCGGCTCCTGCGGGACCGGCCCGGTGCTGCAGGTGGACGACGACTTCTACGAAGACATGGATCTCGAGCGGGTGGACGCGCTGCTCGACGCGCTGCGGCGCGGGGAGCGCCCCGTGCCGGGCGCCGGGCCGCGGCGGGCGATTGTGGAATGACGGCGCGGGCCGCGGCGCGGCCCCGAGGCGGGCGATGGAACCTGTTCTGACGCGCAACGTGGGGATCGACGGCTCG comes from the bacterium genome and includes:
- a CDS encoding NADH-quinone oxidoreductase subunit D yields the protein FQQREYLYDLFEQLTGARMTTSTVRIGGMSRDVPEGWPEKLAAWNKQVPAHYDEMEGLLTRNRIWLDRTQNVGVISLDQAKALGLTGPPLRASGIEWDLRKAQPYLGYEEYDFEIPAGTVGDVYDRYLVRIEEMRQSSKIIDQALARLPEGPILADAPKVVLPPKEKVLTSMEDLIHHFVILTEGIRPPLGEVYHAIEAPKGELGFYVVSDGGPSAYRCRIRPAAFCNLQAIETMAVGALVADVVAIIGSLDPVMGEVDR
- a CDS encoding NAD(P)H-dependent oxidoreductase subunit E, which gives rise to MSAEDRRAGNEARPETFGPEFARRADEIVARYPQPRGALMPLLHLAQDERGYVSLDAERWIAERLGLTPAYVHGVTSFYTMYRTAPAGRHLLQLCTTVSCMLRGCDRVREHIEEKLGIEAGETTADGLFTLVCVECLGSCGTGPVLQVDDDFYEDMDLERVDALLDALRRGERPVPGAGPRRAIVE